The Bacteroidota bacterium genome includes a region encoding these proteins:
- a CDS encoding T9SS type A sorting domain-containing protein, producing MKTNFTLLVLALGLLLITFNGFSQIRQNTGNPQAGLELVYSDMDRTVIKLSVNQFTLDPVETIYGKEWKVLIQDATPILEKGAPDLPKMTTSILIPDRAKMEVKVLEGTYKEYTGHTIAPSKGNLYRDTDPSTVPFTYGEVYQKNAFYPGELAALRQPHIIRDFRGQTVIIYPIQYNPVTQTLRVYDELTLEISKIGENGENPLIRSKSVDRVVKEFGDIYSNHFINYSSAAGRYTPVDEHGNMLIISYGSFIPNIQPLVEWKKQTGMPVEVVDVATIGGSSQIKTYIANYYNTNGLTFVLLVGDAAQVPTSYASGDSDNDYTYVVGNDHYPDLFIGRFSAENTTHVDIQVTRTIEYEKNPDLNFDWFTRGIGIASDQGPGDDGEYDYEHIRNINTDLLNFTYTFCAELFDGSQGGNDAPGNPSPSQVAAEINTGASIINYTGHGSNTSWGTSGFSNSDVNNLVNEHMWPFIWSVACVNGNFVPTTCFAEAWLRSENNGNPAGAVATLMSTINQSWNPPMCGQDEMVDILVESYPNNIKRTFAALSMHGCMQMNDEYGSGGDEMTDTWTVFGDPSVMVRTAFPQTMTVSYNPNIFIGSNSFTLQSNAEGGVACLTENGQILATAFITGGSATLTFPALNQPTTLTLTITGFNFLPHIAPISVIPANIPYLMYESHDVNDPQGNNNGYLDYDETVFLSIALENLGGVDAEGVSVVIRTNDSYASISDSTETYGTIPANTIISMPDAFVISVANNVPDEHQIPIEVIATDSQNETWTLNFILEAYAPILHIAEMVIDDNQGGNGNGMLDPGESAIIKIKNQNQGHCPADNCVGTLFTDCHYLTLNNNIDSLGTMGLIGAKWAEFSVVVDPEAPNGVILADFDYELVSGGFDAQKSWRQKIGLLVEDFETGNFNKFEWAHAGNMPWTISSVYPYEGIYSAKSGSITHGETSELKITLEIMTADTIYFTRKVSSQANMDKLKFYIDNTMKGEWSGTSQGWIDHAFYVSTGYHTFRWVYQKDGQGSSGSDCAWLDYIILPPVMTLTCYAGPDAESCGTNEHQCHGEATDWVAVEWTTTGSGTFDDFTILNPIYTPSNEDVQNGSVILALAAINGEGSVIDDEMTLSFIELPDAPSTPSGPEYVDILVTPESEYTIQPVEFASVYEWLLEPAEAGTIEGMGLTGTVTWNVNYVGSATVSVKAINYCGESDYSPGLNVAVDNTVAVAEIPFGWGVEAYPNPSSGNLFIHVKGFDNHTVNMKLVSMIGQAFHQESITTQQGSMDMQLDLSALPNGIYFLILEGDNLMITRKILINK from the coding sequence ATGAAAACGAATTTTACTTTGTTAGTCCTGGCCCTCGGCCTTCTGCTCATTACCTTTAACGGATTCTCGCAAATCCGGCAAAACACAGGAAACCCGCAAGCAGGACTGGAACTTGTCTATTCCGATATGGACAGGACAGTGATCAAGCTATCAGTCAACCAGTTCACTCTGGATCCCGTTGAAACAATTTATGGAAAAGAATGGAAGGTACTAATTCAGGATGCTACACCTATCCTGGAAAAAGGAGCACCTGACCTGCCAAAAATGACAACTTCCATACTCATACCCGATCGGGCAAAAATGGAAGTTAAAGTATTGGAAGGAACCTATAAAGAATACACAGGTCACACCATTGCCCCATCTAAAGGCAACCTATACCGTGATACAGATCCATCTACGGTTCCTTTTACCTACGGAGAAGTTTACCAGAAGAATGCTTTTTATCCCGGGGAGCTGGCTGCACTAAGACAGCCTCATATCATCCGGGACTTCAGGGGACAGACAGTCATCATTTATCCAATTCAGTATAATCCTGTTACACAAACCCTAAGGGTTTATGATGAATTGACCCTGGAGATTTCGAAAATCGGTGAAAATGGTGAGAATCCTCTGATCAGAAGCAAATCCGTTGACAGGGTTGTTAAAGAATTCGGGGACATTTACAGCAATCACTTCATCAATTACAGTTCAGCCGCAGGACGTTACACACCGGTTGATGAGCACGGTAACATGCTGATTATTTCTTATGGAAGTTTCATCCCGAATATACAGCCCCTCGTGGAATGGAAAAAACAAACCGGGATGCCGGTTGAGGTTGTTGATGTTGCCACCATTGGTGGTTCATCCCAGATTAAAACATACATTGCCAATTATTACAACACCAATGGATTAACCTTTGTTCTCCTGGTAGGTGATGCGGCACAGGTGCCTACCTCCTATGCCAGCGGTGACTCCGATAACGATTATACTTATGTTGTTGGTAATGACCATTACCCTGATCTTTTCATCGGCCGCTTTTCAGCCGAAAACACTACCCATGTAGACATTCAGGTAACCCGCACCATAGAGTATGAAAAAAATCCCGACCTGAATTTCGACTGGTTTACACGGGGTATAGGCATTGCCTCCGACCAGGGACCCGGAGATGACGGGGAGTACGACTATGAGCATATCCGAAACATTAATACTGACCTGCTGAATTTCACATACACTTTCTGTGCTGAACTTTTCGATGGTAGCCAGGGTGGCAACGATGCACCAGGCAATCCATCCCCTTCACAGGTTGCCGCTGAGATAAATACAGGAGCTTCCATCATAAATTACACCGGACATGGAAGCAATACATCCTGGGGCACCTCCGGCTTCTCCAATAGCGATGTTAACAACCTGGTGAATGAACATATGTGGCCGTTCATTTGGTCTGTTGCCTGTGTAAATGGCAATTTTGTACCGACTACCTGCTTCGCCGAAGCATGGCTCAGATCTGAAAATAATGGAAATCCGGCCGGAGCCGTCGCCACGCTCATGTCAACCATCAACCAAAGCTGGAACCCACCTATGTGTGGACAGGATGAAATGGTTGATATACTTGTGGAATCCTATCCTAACAATATCAAACGCACCTTCGCCGCTTTATCCATGCACGGCTGTATGCAGATGAACGATGAATACGGTTCCGGAGGTGATGAAATGACAGATACCTGGACAGTTTTCGGTGACCCATCGGTAATGGTCAGGACTGCCTTCCCTCAAACTATGACAGTTAGCTATAACCCGAATATTTTCATAGGATCCAATTCATTCACTTTGCAAAGCAATGCTGAAGGCGGAGTCGCCTGTCTTACGGAAAACGGTCAGATTCTGGCCACCGCGTTTATCACAGGAGGATCGGCTACACTTACTTTCCCGGCTCTCAATCAGCCTACAACACTTACCCTGACTATCACAGGATTTAATTTCCTGCCCCATATTGCACCCATATCCGTGATACCCGCCAATATTCCTTACCTGATGTATGAATCGCACGATGTAAATGACCCACAGGGAAATAATAACGGTTATCTTGATTACGATGAAACTGTATTCCTCTCTATTGCCCTTGAAAACCTGGGTGGTGTGGATGCAGAAGGCGTGAGTGTTGTAATCCGGACGAATGATTCTTATGCTTCAATATCTGATTCAACTGAAACCTACGGTACTATACCGGCTAATACTATTATTTCCATGCCGGACGCCTTTGTCATCTCAGTTGCTAACAATGTTCCCGATGAGCATCAGATACCAATAGAAGTTATTGCCACTGACAGCCAAAATGAAACCTGGACATTGAATTTCATCCTTGAGGCTTATGCCCCCATCCTGCATATCGCAGAAATGGTAATTGACGACAACCAGGGTGGTAATGGTAATGGCATGCTGGATCCGGGTGAAAGCGCCATAATAAAAATTAAAAACCAGAACCAGGGTCATTGCCCGGCCGATAATTGTGTTGGAACCTTGTTTACCGATTGCCACTACCTCACTCTGAACAATAATATCGACAGTTTGGGAACCATGGGACTTATCGGTGCCAAATGGGCTGAATTCAGCGTGGTTGTTGACCCGGAGGCACCAAACGGTGTGATTCTGGCTGATTTTGATTATGAGCTCGTTTCCGGTGGCTTTGATGCTCAGAAATCCTGGAGACAAAAAATCGGCTTGCTGGTGGAAGACTTTGAAACCGGCAACTTTAACAAATTCGAGTGGGCACATGCCGGAAACATGCCCTGGACCATCTCCAGTGTTTATCCCTATGAAGGTATTTACAGTGCCAAATCAGGCAGCATCACACACGGAGAAACCTCTGAGCTTAAAATTACCCTGGAGATTATGACTGCCGATACCATTTACTTTACGAGGAAAGTCTCTTCACAGGCAAATATGGATAAGCTGAAATTCTATATTGATAACACTATGAAGGGCGAATGGTCGGGAACCAGCCAGGGCTGGATAGACCATGCATTCTACGTCTCTACAGGTTACCATACATTCCGCTGGGTTTATCAGAAAGACGGGCAGGGTAGCTCAGGTAGCGACTGTGCATGGCTCGATTATATTATCCTTCCTCCGGTCATGACACTTACCTGTTATGCCGGTCCGGATGCAGAAAGCTGCGGCACCAATGAACACCAGTGCCACGGTGAAGCTACCGACTGGGTTGCTGTTGAATGGACAACCACCGGAAGTGGTACTTTTGATGATTTCACAATTCTTAATCCCATTTATACACCCAGCAATGAGGATGTTCAGAATGGATCCGTAATACTCGCGCTTGCTGCCATCAATGGTGAAGGATCAGTAATCGATGACGAAATGACTCTGAGCTTTATCGAACTTCCTGATGCTCCATCAACCCCGTCTGGCCCCGAGTATGTCGACATCCTGGTAACACCGGAAAGCGAATACACTATTCAGCCGGTTGAATTTGCCTCCGTATACGAATGGTTGCTTGAACCTGCCGAAGCCGGAACCATCGAAGGTATGGGCCTTACCGGCACTGTAACATGGAATGTAAACTATGTCGGATCAGCCACCGTTTCTGTGAAAGCAATCAATTATTGCGGTGAAAGCGACTATTCACCCGGGCTGAATGTTGCGGTTGATAATACCGTCGCCGTTGCTGAGATACCCTTCGGATGGGGAGTGGAAGCATATCCTAATCCAAGCTCAGGGAACCTTTTTATCCATGTTAAAGGGTTTGACAACCATACAGTCAACATGAAACTGGTAAGCATGATCGGTCAGGCATTCCACCAGGAATCCATCACTACGCAGCAGGGTTCCATGGATATGCAGCTTGACCTCAGTGCCTTGCCCAATGGAATTTACTTCCTCATCCTTGAAGGTGACAACCTTATGATTACACGGAAGATACTGATAAATAAATAG